A window from Tenacibaculum singaporense encodes these proteins:
- a CDS encoding helicase HerA-like domain-containing protein → MSKTEEFFNYIKEGYTTKGEFITLGAGMLGEETVTNAHVNIPLKTLNRHGLIAGATGTGKTKTLQVLAENMSEKGIPVLLMDVKGDLSGLAQPSPGHAKIDERHEKIGIPFTPTKFPIEILSISEQNGVRLRATVSEFGPVLLSRILDLTETQSGIVAIIFKYCDDNQLPLLDLKDFKKILQYITNEGKEEIKKEYGRISTASTGAILRKIVEIEQQGGDLFFGEKSFDVDDLTRIDENGRGVISVLRLTDIQDRPKLFSTFMLQLLAEVYETFPEQGDSGRPELVIFIDEAHLVFDEASKALLSQIESIVKLIRSKGIGLYFVTQNPKDVPEDVLAQLGMKIQHALRAFTAKDRKAIKLAAENYPDSEYYDTKEVLTQLGIGEALISVLNEKGIPTPLARTMLRAPMSRMDVLTDKEIKQVLDNSRLIPKYNDTIDRESAYEMLNEKIEKINKEKTEEARKEEEEKTRRKSSTRSRSTRMNPIVKVLTSATFIRAAFGILKKVIK, encoded by the coding sequence ATGAGTAAAACCGAGGAGTTTTTCAATTACATCAAAGAAGGTTATACAACAAAAGGAGAGTTTATTACGTTAGGAGCAGGAATGTTAGGAGAAGAAACTGTAACAAATGCTCATGTAAATATTCCTTTAAAAACATTAAACCGTCACGGGTTAATAGCTGGAGCAACAGGAACAGGAAAAACAAAAACCTTGCAAGTGCTGGCAGAAAACATGTCAGAAAAAGGAATTCCTGTATTGTTAATGGATGTAAAAGGAGACTTAAGTGGATTAGCACAACCAAGCCCTGGGCATGCTAAGATTGATGAACGTCACGAAAAAATCGGAATACCATTTACTCCAACAAAATTTCCAATAGAAATTTTATCTATTTCAGAACAAAACGGAGTTCGTTTACGTGCTACAGTTTCTGAATTTGGACCTGTTTTATTATCACGTATTTTAGATTTGACTGAAACACAATCTGGAATTGTAGCGATTATTTTTAAATATTGTGATGATAACCAATTACCGTTATTAGATTTAAAAGACTTCAAGAAAATCCTTCAATACATAACCAATGAAGGAAAAGAAGAGATTAAAAAAGAATACGGACGAATTTCTACCGCAAGTACTGGGGCTATTCTCAGAAAAATTGTTGAAATTGAGCAACAAGGAGGTGATTTATTCTTCGGAGAAAAATCATTTGATGTTGACGATTTAACTCGTATTGATGAAAACGGACGTGGTGTTATTTCTGTACTACGTTTAACAGATATTCAAGATAGACCAAAACTGTTTTCAACCTTTATGCTACAGTTACTAGCTGAGGTATATGAAACTTTTCCAGAACAAGGAGATAGTGGTCGACCAGAATTGGTAATTTTTATAGATGAAGCTCATTTAGTATTTGATGAAGCTTCAAAAGCATTGTTAAGTCAAATAGAAAGCATTGTAAAACTAATTCGATCTAAAGGAATAGGATTATACTTCGTAACACAAAATCCAAAAGATGTTCCAGAAGACGTATTAGCACAGTTAGGAATGAAGATTCAACATGCCTTACGTGCATTTACAGCAAAAGATAGAAAAGCAATTAAATTAGCTGCAGAAAACTATCCAGATTCTGAATATTACGATACTAAAGAGGTATTAACACAGTTGGGAATAGGAGAGGCGTTGATTTCTGTATTAAATGAAAAAGGAATTCCAACACCATTGGCACGAACCATGTTACGTGCACCTATGAGTAGAATGGATGTATTAACAGATAAGGAAATTAAACAAGTTTTAGATAATTCAAGATTAATCCCGAAATACAACGATACTATTGATAGGGAGAGTGCTTACGAAATGCTAAACGAGAAGATAGAAAAAATCAACAAAGAAAAAACTGAAGAAGCACGCAAAGAGGAGGAAGAAAAAACAAGAAGAAAATCTTCAACACGTAGTAGAAGCACACGTATGAACCCAATAGTAAAGGTATTAACCAGTGCTACCTTTATAAGAGCAGCCTTTGGAATTTTGAAAAAAGTAATAAAATAA
- a CDS encoding cation diffusion facilitator family transporter — translation MSKEELAIKTTYFSILSNTSLAIIKGLAGIFGNSYALIADAIESTTDIFSSLLVLLGLKYAKRPADKNHPYGHGKIEPLITFVVVAFLVTSATIIAYESIQNIQTPHKVPKPWTLLVLGAIIIWKEISFQVVIRKSKETNSSSLKADAWHHRSDAITSVMAFIGISIALIFKEGYETADDWAALLASFFILYNSYLIFRPALGEIMDEHVYDDLIEEIREKSMEVAGVLGTEKCFVRKAGMKYHVDLHAIVDSTITVKEGHDIAHKLKDYLREKLPDLGHVLIHIEPNEY, via the coding sequence ATGAGTAAAGAAGAGTTAGCTATAAAAACTACCTATTTTAGTATTCTAAGCAATACTAGTTTAGCAATTATTAAAGGATTAGCAGGTATTTTCGGAAACTCATACGCATTAATAGCAGATGCAATTGAATCTACTACTGATATTTTTTCTTCTCTTTTAGTGTTATTAGGATTGAAATATGCGAAAAGACCTGCAGATAAGAATCACCCATACGGACACGGAAAAATAGAACCTTTAATCACCTTTGTAGTAGTAGCTTTTTTGGTAACATCTGCAACAATTATAGCTTATGAAAGTATACAGAATATTCAAACGCCTCATAAAGTACCAAAACCATGGACGTTACTTGTTTTAGGAGCGATTATCATATGGAAAGAAATATCTTTTCAAGTGGTTATAAGAAAAAGTAAAGAAACTAATAGTTCTTCATTAAAAGCAGATGCGTGGCATCATAGAAGTGATGCAATTACCTCTGTAATGGCATTTATAGGAATTTCAATAGCACTTATTTTTAAAGAAGGTTATGAAACAGCTGATGATTGGGCTGCTTTATTGGCTTCGTTCTTTATTTTATACAATAGTTACCTGATTTTTAGACCAGCTTTGGGTGAAATAATGGATGAACATGTATATGATGATTTAATAGAAGAGATAAGAGAAAAGTCTATGGAAGTAGCAGGTGTTTTAGGAACAGAAAAATGCTTTGTTCGTAAAGCAGGAATGAAATATCATGTAGATTTACATGCCATTGTAGATAGTACTATTACAGTAAAAGAAGGACACGATATTGCTCATAAATTAAAAGACTATTTAAGAGAAAAACTCCCAGACTTGGGGCATGTTTTAATTCATATAGAGCCTAATGAATATTAA
- a CDS encoding TolC family protein — MKTKQRSSFVIKKAHFLSVLTLLILCSCVPNQVLREENKAVPENFKNQPIDSLNTATIKWRDFFLDTHLISLIDTALSNNQELNIMLQQVAISKNNIKAKKGEYLPFVNMYAGAEVEKVGKYTRNGAVEENLHIREDEKFPEPLTDFSIGLSASWELDVWKKLRNEKKAAVLEYLASVEGKNFMVTNLVSEIANSYYELLALDNELSMVSQNLEIQKNALQMVKLQKQAARTTELAVRRFEASVLKNQSHLYELQQEIVETENKINFLVGRYPQPIERNSDNFIDKPIEGVKAGIPSQLLQNRPDLRRAEYELAAAKLNTKIARANFYPSIGIKAGVGLQAFKPKFLTSTPESLVYSLAGDIVGPLINRNAIKAAYKTANNKQLQAVYEYERAILNAYLEVANELSKIDNLKNSYDLKKKQVEALNESIDLSIRLFKSARAEYTEVLLTQREALESKIEIIETKRDQLLANVKVYKALGGGWN, encoded by the coding sequence ATGAAAACTAAACAAAGAAGTTCATTTGTAATAAAAAAAGCACACTTTTTAAGTGTGCTTACCCTCTTAATTTTGTGCTCTTGCGTACCAAACCAAGTACTAAGAGAGGAGAACAAAGCAGTACCAGAGAATTTTAAGAATCAACCTATAGATTCATTAAATACAGCTACTATTAAATGGCGTGACTTTTTTTTAGATACCCATTTAATTTCTTTGATAGATACAGCTTTATCAAACAACCAAGAGTTGAACATAATGTTACAACAAGTAGCTATTTCAAAAAATAACATCAAAGCAAAAAAAGGTGAGTATTTACCATTTGTAAATATGTATGCCGGGGCAGAAGTAGAAAAGGTAGGGAAGTATACTAGAAATGGAGCCGTAGAAGAAAATTTACATATCCGAGAAGATGAAAAATTTCCAGAACCATTAACTGATTTTTCAATAGGACTTTCTGCTTCATGGGAGTTAGATGTTTGGAAGAAGTTACGAAATGAGAAGAAAGCAGCAGTATTAGAATACCTAGCTAGTGTTGAAGGAAAAAACTTTATGGTAACTAATTTAGTTTCAGAAATTGCAAATTCATATTACGAACTTTTAGCATTAGATAATGAGTTATCTATGGTCTCACAAAACTTAGAAATTCAAAAAAATGCATTGCAAATGGTGAAGCTTCAAAAACAGGCTGCAAGAACAACTGAATTGGCAGTACGTAGGTTTGAAGCGAGTGTACTTAAAAACCAAAGTCACCTATATGAACTTCAACAAGAGATTGTAGAAACTGAAAATAAAATTAACTTTTTAGTAGGAAGGTACCCACAACCTATAGAAAGAAACTCAGATAATTTTATAGACAAACCTATAGAAGGAGTAAAAGCAGGAATCCCATCACAACTGTTACAAAACAGACCCGATTTAAGAAGAGCTGAATACGAGTTAGCAGCAGCTAAATTGAATACCAAAATAGCACGAGCTAATTTTTATCCGTCAATCGGTATAAAAGCAGGAGTGGGGTTACAAGCATTTAAACCTAAGTTTTTAACATCAACACCAGAATCGTTAGTTTATTCTTTAGCAGGAGATATTGTAGGGCCTTTAATCAACAGAAATGCGATAAAAGCAGCTTATAAAACAGCTAATAATAAACAATTACAAGCTGTTTATGAATACGAAAGAGCTATTTTAAATGCGTATTTAGAAGTAGCCAATGAGCTTTCAAAAATTGACAACTTGAAAAATAGTTACGATTTAAAAAAGAAACAAGTAGAAGCGTTAAACGAATCTATAGATCTTTCAATTCGTTTGTTTAAATCAGCTAGAGCAGAATATACAGAAGTGTTGTTAACACAAAGAGAAGCATTAGAGTCTAAAATTGAAATCATAGAAACGAAAAGAGATCAATTATTAGCAAATGTAAAAGTATATAAAGCCTTAGGAGGAGGCTGGAACTAA
- a CDS encoding 7-carboxy-7-deazaguanine synthase QueE, protein MLKKEVQELINTGEMLPLMEEFYTIQGEGAHTGTAAYFIRIGGCDVGCHWCDVKESWDANLHPPTKTDIIVENAKKYAETVVITGGEPLMWSLDYITGQLQEKGIKTHIETSGAYDFSGVWDWFCLSPKKTKLPLERAYQEADELKMIIHNKNDFQFAEEQAAKVGKKCKLFLQPEWSKKEKMTPQIIDYVMEHPQWKISLQTHKYLNIP, encoded by the coding sequence ATGTTGAAAAAAGAAGTACAAGAGTTAATTAATACAGGAGAAATGCTTCCGTTAATGGAAGAATTTTACACAATTCAGGGAGAAGGGGCACACACTGGTACTGCTGCTTATTTTATTCGTATTGGTGGTTGCGATGTAGGTTGCCATTGGTGTGATGTAAAAGAAAGCTGGGATGCTAATTTACATCCGCCTACAAAAACGGATATTATTGTTGAGAATGCAAAGAAATATGCCGAAACTGTGGTAATTACAGGTGGAGAGCCTTTAATGTGGAGTTTAGACTATATTACAGGGCAACTTCAAGAAAAAGGTATTAAAACACATATTGAAACTTCTGGAGCGTATGACTTTTCTGGAGTTTGGGATTGGTTTTGTTTGTCTCCTAAAAAAACAAAATTACCTTTAGAACGTGCTTATCAAGAAGCAGATGAGTTGAAAATGATTATTCATAATAAAAATGATTTTCAGTTTGCAGAAGAACAAGCTGCTAAAGTTGGTAAAAAATGTAAGTTGTTTTTACAACCTGAATGGAGTAAAAAGGAAAAAATGACACCGCAAATTATTGATTATGTGATGGAGCATCCACAATGGAAAATTTCCTTACAAACTCATAAGTATTTAAATATACCATAA